The genomic DNA CAGACGTAGCCGGCCTCGATGCGTTCCGCCGTCTCCATGGCCATCTTGAAATCGTTGGTGACGATCGCCGCGGTGAGGCCGTACATGACGCCGTTGGCCTCCGCCAGCATGTCCTCGTAGTCCGACCACGGCATCACCGACATGACCGGACCGAATATTTCCTGACGGCCGATGCGCATATCCGGTGTGACGCCGTTGAACACGGTGGGGGCAATGAAGAAACCGTTGGCAAGTTCCGGGCTGTCCGGTTTGCCGCCACCGGTCATCAGTTCCGCGCCCTCGTCACGGGCCGAGGCGATGAACCCCGAGACACGCTCGAACTGCTTCTCCGAAACAACCGGCCCGACTTCCTTGCCCTCGTCCCAGGGCAGGCCTATCGGCAGCGCCTCGGCCTGCTTGACCAGTTCCGCGGTGACCGCGTCGCGAAGATCGGCGTGAACG from Pseudomonadota bacterium includes the following:
- a CDS encoding aldehyde dehydrogenase family protein; its protein translation is EGILPPGVFNVVTGDGGTGSAMVRHADVSRIGSVGSVETGRVIAREAADGLKHVTLELGGKNPIIIFPDADPEKAAVAAIKGMNMNRQGQSCSSTSRVFVHADLRDAVTAELVKQAEALPIGLPWDEGKEVGPVVSEKQFERVSGFIASARDEGAELMTGGGKPDSPELANGFFIAPTVFNGVTPDMRIGRQEIFGPVMSVMPWSDYEDMLAEANGVMYGLTAAIVTNDFKMAMETAERIEAGYVWINAQGRYLGAPYGGWKQSGLGQEECLDELLSYTRVKNINMKW